DNA sequence from the bacterium genome:
CGCCCGCCCGTTCGATCTCGGCCACCTTCACGTCGAAGAGGCCGGCCGCCCGCGAGTTCCGGCCCAGAATTCGACCGATCTGCCGTTCGACCTGGCTGCGGTCAGGCTTTTTCTTCGCCCGATCGAGACGGCCGGCAAGCTTGGTGAGAGCATCTTCAATGCGTTTCTCGAAGCGGGCATGCATCGCCTTCTCTTTCTCGCGACGGGCGGCACTGCGGCACAGAATGAAGGTTTCCTCACCTTCGGGGCCTGAACACAACTTGACTTCGACGCCTTCCTGGACCTCCGTCCAACCCTGGTCCACCAGCGCCTGCTCATACGAACGCAGCATCGACTTCGGCGTGCCCACGATGTATTGGCCGCCCCGATCACGCAGGTAAGCCAGGTTCTCCTCGTGGACCATACCCCGATCCATCACCCAGATTCGCCGGGCCTGGCCATACCGCTTCTCCATCGTCGCCACGATCTCCTCCAGCGTCGTCGCGTCGTTCCGGTTGCCATCGAACACTTCGTACGCCACCGGCAGCCCTTCACGCGTGACCACCAGACCGATGCACACTTGCTTGCAATCCGGCCGTTTGTCACGGGAATAGCCCCGCTTCGCTTGGGGATTGGCCTTGGCTTCACCTTCGAAGTAGGTCGAGGTGATGTCGTAGAACATCAGATCAAACTGGGCATCGAACAGCGTCGTAAACCGCTCCTTGAGATGCTTCTCGATCGCCTCCTTGTGCGGCAAGACACGGGTGTGGGCCCGGTAGAGCCGATCCTTGTTGACCTCGTTTGCCGAAACGCCG
Encoded proteins:
- a CDS encoding IS1634 family transposase, whose product is MERTRDFGDVYLGLTLWRALGLDDLLERLIPRGREEVPWSVVATILTLGRFCEPSSELHIADTWYERTALDDLLGVSANEVNKDRLYRAHTRVLPHKEAIEKHLKERFTTLFDAQFDLMFYDITSTYFEGEAKANPQAKRGYSRDKRPDCKQVCIGLVVTREGLPVAYEVFDGNRNDATTLEEIVATMEKRYGQARRIWVMDRGMVHEENLAYLRDRGGQYIVGTPKSMLRSYEQALVDQGWTEVQEGVEVKLCSGPEGEETFILCRSAARREKEKAMHARFEKRIEDALTKLAGRLDRAKKKPDRSQVERQIGRILGRNSRAAGLFDVKVAEIERAGVKGHLEVTWTKRAAWRQWAELSEGCYLLRTNLTDWTAEALWLTYIQLTQAEAAFRTHKSELHLRPIWHHYEEHVQAHILFSFLAYVIWKTLEQWMSRSGLGNGPRPVIEELARIKTNDVVLPTSTGRAIRIRCVTTPDESQRILMNHLGLKLPSRLGEPQWQGLGVRM